The Vibrio navarrensis genome has a segment encoding these proteins:
- a CDS encoding methyl-accepting chemotaxis protein: protein MRINQPITNKEVQFPPHYNLLSTTQPSSIITYASPEFCQVSGFTIDELVGQPHNLVRHPDMPSQAFDNMWSHLKQGNSWMGMVKNRCKNGDHYWVNAFVSPIKEKGKIVEYQSVRSYPNREHVERAEQVYQQLKDEKTPLIMRLPRLSLFQRTSIATLLLTLIGYISSLWIGSGIAMGLCAGAIIACLYLLTRRLEALTATARKCYDNPMMQYIYTGHQDDLAEIEMAFQMKSCQLNAVINRIMDSGSQLSSMAEDTRQSSRITLNNLDAQACESEQVAAAVHEMSETAEDMSRNTQSASELAANAQAASQLGMDSVNQTINAIEKLAVQLESAAKVITDLEHHGKKVGAVSEVIRGIAEQTNLLALNAAIEAARAGEQGRGFAVVADEVRALAQRTQISTTEIQTVINEIQQGTLDAVSSIQTGKQLSIQCVETATASGQAMSDALHMVVSINDRNHQVASSVEELSTVAVQMSQSVQSITSLSQNNAALAGGNVNGMDTLTLKLDELVKLALQFKKK, encoded by the coding sequence ATGCGTATCAATCAGCCGATCACCAATAAAGAGGTGCAATTTCCACCTCATTACAATTTACTTTCCACCACTCAACCAAGCAGCATTATCACCTATGCTAGCCCTGAATTTTGCCAAGTTTCGGGGTTCACCATCGATGAACTCGTTGGTCAACCCCATAATCTCGTGCGCCATCCCGATATGCCAAGCCAAGCTTTTGACAATATGTGGAGCCACCTAAAACAAGGCAACTCTTGGATGGGCATGGTCAAAAACCGCTGTAAAAATGGCGACCATTATTGGGTAAATGCTTTTGTTAGCCCAATTAAAGAGAAGGGTAAAATCGTTGAGTACCAATCGGTACGTTCTTACCCTAATCGAGAACACGTAGAGAGAGCAGAGCAAGTTTATCAGCAATTAAAAGATGAAAAAACACCACTTATCATGCGCTTACCTAGGCTAAGCCTATTTCAACGAACAAGCATAGCAACATTGCTGCTCACTCTTATAGGCTATATTTCATCTCTGTGGATTGGTTCAGGGATTGCCATGGGCTTATGTGCGGGTGCAATCATTGCCTGTTTATATTTGCTGACACGCCGTTTGGAAGCCTTAACTGCTACGGCACGCAAATGCTACGACAATCCGATGATGCAATATATCTACACAGGTCATCAGGACGATCTTGCGGAAATTGAAATGGCTTTTCAAATGAAAAGCTGTCAACTCAATGCGGTGATCAATCGGATCATGGATAGCGGGAGTCAACTCTCGAGCATGGCGGAAGATACTCGCCAGTCATCACGAATCACATTAAATAACTTGGATGCACAGGCCTGTGAAAGCGAGCAAGTCGCCGCCGCAGTTCACGAGATGAGTGAAACCGCTGAAGATATGAGCCGTAACACTCAATCCGCTTCCGAATTGGCTGCAAATGCCCAAGCGGCCAGCCAACTTGGCATGGATTCGGTAAACCAAACCATCAATGCGATTGAAAAATTGGCGGTTCAATTAGAAAGTGCGGCGAAAGTGATCACGGATTTAGAACATCACGGCAAGAAAGTAGGGGCGGTATCGGAAGTGATCCGTGGTATTGCGGAGCAAACCAATTTACTGGCGCTCAACGCAGCAATCGAAGCGGCTCGCGCAGGTGAACAAGGGCGTGGCTTTGCAGTAGTGGCCGATGAAGTGAGAGCTCTGGCTCAACGTACACAGATCTCAACAACGGAAATTCAGACCGTTATCAATGAGATCCAACAAGGAACCTTAGATGCAGTTAGCAGTATTCAAACAGGCAAACAGCTGTCAATACAATGTGTAGAAACCGCAACGGCTTCTGGTCAAGCGATGAGTGATGCTCTTCATATGGTGGTCAGTATTAATGATCGCAATCACCAAGTCGCCAGCTCTGTCGAAGAGCTGTCTACCGTTGCAGTTCAGATGAGTCAAAGCGTTCAGTCAATTACCTCATTGTCGCAAAACAACGCCGCATTGGCTGGCGGCAATGTGAACGGCATGGACACTTTGACATTAAAATTGGATGAGTTAGTCAAATTAGCTCTACAATTCAAGAAAAAGTAG
- a CDS encoding VF530 family DNA-binding protein, translated as MNQQVNNPLHGLSLEKIVTRLVEHYGWSGLHQRININCFASDPSMKSSLKFLRKTQWARDKVEVLYISTFS; from the coding sequence ATGAACCAACAAGTTAATAACCCGCTGCACGGCTTAAGCCTAGAAAAAATCGTTACCCGCTTAGTAGAGCACTATGGTTGGAGTGGCTTACATCAGCGCATCAACATCAACTGCTTTGCCAGCGATCCATCGATGAAATCCTCGCTCAAGTTTTTGCGTAAAACGCAATGGGCGCGCGATAAGGTTGAGGTGCTGTATATCTCCACCTTTAGCTAA
- a CDS encoding thiol-disulfide oxidoreductase DCC family protein — MNSPSLVIFYDGQCPLCCNEMRALKAQDSQARIMLVDVYDTDAMCRYPSIDKQHALSILHGIDQQGQPLYGLDVTVLAWRLVNRHRWLFITRLPILKGISDRIYLLFAKHRMRISRWFGQTNCQDGMCQKKIE, encoded by the coding sequence ATGAATAGCCCATCCTTAGTGATTTTTTACGATGGACAATGCCCGCTCTGTTGTAACGAGATGCGCGCATTAAAAGCGCAGGATAGCCAAGCGCGGATTATGCTGGTGGATGTGTATGATACGGATGCGATGTGCCGCTACCCATCGATCGACAAACAACACGCCTTGTCTATCTTGCACGGTATCGATCAGCAAGGCCAACCGTTGTATGGTTTAGATGTGACTGTGCTGGCGTGGCGTTTGGTCAATCGACATCGCTGGCTTTTCATCACTCGTCTGCCGATTTTAAAAGGGATCAGTGACCGCATTTATCTGCTGTTTGCCAAACACAGAATGCGTATCTCGCGCTGGTTTGGACAAACCAACTGCCAAGATGGTATGTGCCAAAAGAAAATAGAGTAG
- a CDS encoding viperin family antiviral radical SAM protein, translated as MNKANQLVINYHITEKCNYDCHYCYAKWAKPNELYRNVDEMKRVLSKLAEYFLSPNPIQQQLQYQSVRLNFAGGEPLLLKQRLTDAIDYAIDLGFKASIITNGHLISDAFIAEQSHKLQLLGVSYDASQSEVQKQIGRITRSGNVLSAQRLQAIFQQIRHHSPATELKINTVVNHYNTEGDFTALIEALQPNKWKVLRVLPVFDSIQTISDQQFAAFVERHQRVAHCMSVENNDSMTNSYLMLSPDGALFQNGNGSSGYFKSRPLLTTPIDVALAEAGFDAAKFALRY; from the coding sequence ATGAACAAAGCAAATCAGTTAGTCATCAATTATCACATCACAGAGAAGTGCAACTACGATTGCCATTATTGTTATGCAAAATGGGCAAAACCGAATGAGCTGTACCGAAATGTCGATGAGATGAAGAGAGTACTGAGCAAACTCGCTGAGTACTTTCTTTCCCCTAATCCTATCCAACAACAACTGCAATATCAGAGTGTCAGGCTCAATTTCGCTGGCGGTGAACCTTTACTTCTCAAGCAGCGGTTGACGGATGCGATTGATTACGCCATCGACTTAGGCTTTAAAGCTTCAATCATCACCAACGGGCATTTAATCAGCGATGCGTTTATTGCCGAGCAAAGCCACAAACTGCAGCTTTTGGGGGTGAGTTATGATGCCAGCCAATCTGAGGTGCAAAAGCAAATTGGTCGAATCACTCGCTCAGGCAATGTACTTTCTGCACAAAGGCTACAAGCCATTTTTCAGCAGATAAGACATCACTCACCTGCGACAGAGCTGAAAATCAACACCGTGGTGAATCACTATAATACCGAGGGTGATTTCACCGCTTTGATCGAAGCCCTTCAGCCGAATAAATGGAAAGTGCTGCGAGTTCTACCGGTATTTGATTCGATTCAAACCATTAGTGATCAGCAATTTGCGGCTTTTGTCGAGCGGCATCAGCGCGTGGCGCATTGCATGTCGGTAGAAAATAACGACTCCATGACCAACTCTTACTTGATGCTCAGCCCTGACGGTGCTTTGTTTCAAAATGGCAATGGCTCGTCAGGCTATTTTAAAAGTCGCCCTTTGCTCACAACGCCGATTGATGTCGCTTTAGCTGAAGCGGGGTTTGATGCCGCTAAATTTGCCTTGCGTTATTGA
- a CDS encoding dTMP kinase, with amino-acid sequence MNKFIVYEGLDACGKTTLSSRYAQERNTTVHSAILKQAEQLRKIIDANQSKESALLFFMLNNFLKSDEVAKARESGDVILDRYLFSTLAYQTILLGEEKVKTMFDALDIANNIVLPDVIVFVKADAETINNRIKARGGEIQWYGDAITQNHCVGSAYKTIFNWFDIPIIEIDTSEKLGLTVEETYQKMKEKMDRVVYN; translated from the coding sequence ATGAATAAATTTATCGTTTATGAAGGGCTCGATGCCTGTGGAAAAACCACGTTAAGTTCGCGCTACGCACAAGAGAGAAATACCACAGTTCACTCTGCGATTCTTAAACAAGCTGAGCAGCTAAGAAAAATTATTGATGCTAACCAGTCTAAGGAGAGTGCATTACTGTTTTTTATGCTCAATAACTTTTTAAAAAGTGATGAAGTGGCGAAAGCACGCGAGTCTGGAGATGTCATCCTTGATCGCTATCTATTTTCAACCTTGGCATACCAGACCATTTTACTGGGCGAAGAGAAAGTGAAGACGATGTTTGATGCGCTTGATATTGCAAATAATATTGTGCTACCAGACGTTATTGTTTTTGTTAAAGCCGATGCCGAAACAATAAACAACAGAATTAAAGCCAGAGGCGGTGAGATTCAATGGTACGGTGATGCCATCACGCAAAATCATTGTGTGGGATCGGCCTACAAGACGATTTTTAACTGGTTTGATATTCCGATTATTGAGATTGATACATCAGAAAAGCTTGGGTTAACGGTGGAAGAAACTTACCAGAAAATGAAAGAGAAGATGGATCGCGTTGTTTATAATTAA
- a CDS encoding ABC transporter six-transmembrane domain-containing protein has translation MPLKHPISLRTVIRFHPLKVAVTWLMVLAENVMLVLLPLFIGYAIDGVLNQHYPPLMLLALLLLVLVLISVARRFYDTRVYGSIRVKLANLVERNLRDLPISAKDARLTMSRELVDFLEKDLPSLLTAVVQLVATLVILSTFHFSLALCMLFSGLLMLVIYGAFHRTFTQLNGQFNDQVEQQVTLLSGVRLSALRGHFERLKQCEIKLSDTEAVVYGLIFMTLFGAVIANLWMVSLLVEPSAGQVFSIVTYSLEFVETAVMLPITLQTLSRLTEISQRLNHNAMPQKEMPYEI, from the coding sequence ATGCCACTCAAACATCCCATCTCTTTGCGGACAGTGATTCGGTTTCATCCCTTAAAAGTTGCCGTGACTTGGCTCATGGTGCTGGCGGAAAACGTTATGCTCGTTTTGCTGCCACTGTTTATTGGTTACGCCATTGACGGCGTATTAAACCAACACTATCCCCCTTTGATGTTGCTGGCGCTGCTGCTTTTGGTGCTGGTGCTCATTAGTGTGGCACGGCGTTTTTATGACACTCGAGTGTATGGTTCGATTCGGGTAAAGCTGGCCAATCTGGTTGAGCGCAATTTGCGTGATTTGCCTATTTCGGCCAAAGACGCACGCTTGACCATGTCGCGCGAGCTGGTGGACTTCCTTGAGAAAGATTTACCCTCCTTACTGACGGCGGTAGTGCAGCTTGTGGCGACGCTGGTGATTCTCTCTACGTTCCATTTTTCTTTGGCACTTTGCATGCTCTTTTCTGGGTTACTGATGCTGGTTATCTATGGTGCGTTCCACCGCACGTTTACCCAACTCAACGGCCAATTTAATGATCAAGTCGAGCAGCAGGTTACGTTGCTCAGCGGGGTTCGCCTGTCTGCGCTCAGGGGGCACTTTGAACGTTTAAAGCAGTGCGAAATCAAGCTGTCGGATACCGAGGCGGTGGTGTACGGCCTGATCTTTATGACCTTGTTTGGTGCGGTCATCGCGAACTTATGGATGGTGAGCTTACTGGTTGAACCGAGCGCAGGCCAAGTGTTCTCGATTGTGACTTACTCACTTGAGTTTGTCGAAACCGCGGTGATGTTGCCCATCACTTTACAAACCCTTTCACGTTTGACGGAGATAAGTCAGCGCCTCAATCACAACGCCATGCCACAAAAGGAGATGCCCTATGAAATTTAG
- a CDS encoding efflux RND transporter periplasmic adaptor subunit, protein MKFRKPLSVLVGLAAILLALVVVDELAPEPNDAAEKQALLSPVSVLEVTPSPHPSRLTLLGITAARWPVQLKASSSAQLKWLDERIEPGSLVKQGQVLARLDTAAVNATLAQSLSVVKQAELELQQALHEQTVALKMLNSKTSSSFARREPQVLAAQANLTQAKQAHVSAQKLLEESVITAPFDAVIIKRHISPRAWIEAGQVTFELAASDSIDVELPISEIHWQQVQTVLTEPSISVVNRAGHRWPAQVRYVSPLVDTSTRQRQVVLAVQSPYQNKAKLYPNQQVQAEIDLGLSENVVSVPLSAMTRDGYVWTLDSSDRLRKEPVTLIGQGHQQLNIRFDEQSAQVRRVVQYPLASMLSGKQVAPVASENDPDTMMVGRVASESLSLEKQTSLSAEAMISQESNK, encoded by the coding sequence ATGAAATTTAGAAAACCGCTCTCAGTGCTGGTTGGTTTGGCGGCGATTTTGCTTGCCTTGGTGGTGGTGGACGAACTGGCCCCTGAACCGAACGACGCGGCAGAAAAACAGGCACTACTTAGCCCAGTGTCGGTTTTGGAAGTGACTCCGTCACCTCATCCATCGAGGTTAACGCTATTGGGGATAACCGCAGCGCGTTGGCCAGTACAGCTGAAAGCCTCCAGCAGTGCGCAATTAAAATGGTTGGATGAGCGGATTGAACCGGGGAGTTTGGTTAAACAGGGGCAGGTGTTAGCCAGGCTAGATACCGCCGCGGTGAATGCAACGCTAGCGCAATCGTTGAGTGTTGTGAAACAAGCCGAACTGGAGTTGCAGCAGGCTCTGCATGAACAAACGGTGGCGCTAAAAATGTTGAACAGCAAAACCAGTTCCTCCTTTGCTCGTCGAGAACCCCAAGTGCTGGCGGCGCAAGCCAACCTCACTCAAGCCAAACAAGCCCATGTAAGCGCGCAGAAATTATTGGAAGAGTCGGTGATCACCGCGCCGTTTGATGCGGTGATCATCAAGCGTCATATCAGCCCCAGAGCGTGGATCGAAGCGGGGCAAGTGACGTTTGAACTCGCGGCCAGCGACTCCATTGACGTTGAGTTACCCATTTCAGAAATACACTGGCAGCAAGTTCAAACGGTACTCACGGAGCCGAGTATTAGTGTGGTGAACCGTGCCGGCCACCGCTGGCCTGCTCAGGTTCGCTATGTCTCTCCGTTGGTGGATACCAGCACTCGTCAAAGGCAGGTGGTGCTCGCGGTTCAATCTCCCTATCAAAACAAAGCGAAGTTGTATCCCAACCAACAAGTTCAGGCGGAGATCGACTTAGGCTTGAGTGAGAATGTGGTTAGCGTCCCGTTAAGCGCAATGACTCGAGACGGGTATGTCTGGACGCTAGACAGCAGCGATCGTTTACGTAAAGAGCCTGTCACCTTAATCGGGCAAGGGCATCAGCAGCTCAACATTCGATTTGATGAGCAAAGTGCGCAGGTGCGTCGAGTGGTGCAATACCCGCTCGCGTCGATGCTAAGTGGCAAACAGGTCGCGCCAGTGGCTTCTGAAAACGACCCTGACACAATGATGGTTGGGCGCGTTGCTTCAGAATCATTGAGCTTAGAGAAGCAAACGTCACTCAGTGCGGAAGCGATGATAAGTCAGGAGTCGAACAAATGA
- a CDS encoding efflux RND transporter permease subunit: MSWMTKWFITNPVAANLLMMAIVLSGALAFGQLRVESFPQIAPSSISITVAYPGGTAQQIDESVTQRIEESISGIAGIKQITSQSSAGLSQVIVRKTSTTELDSLLDDIRNQVNAINGFPVQAEKPQVVRNDFTNLAAFVVVSGPRTDDELQPIAQQLEQALKKHPRISKVSNWGTRTSQLIVEPDPEQLKALGLSLETLASLVEQSSLEARSGELISDVGRIVIRGDGYADDLQKLKQLVVMSGSSGKIRLGDIAKISRGYQYSGSIVRNNGANAIALLVSTSQTDNLLKVSEAIEETLNVQRAIIPSDITLNTMADMAPYIEDQLFRLSENAWKGLLIVVVLLGIFLEIRLAFWVAMGIPIALAGTLAAMQWFDYSINDITLFGFILVLGVLVDDAVVVGEAIHEKRASHLSGKNAAWQGVHSVSVATVFGVLTTIAAFSPMLWINNELAKVFAGFSAVVILALIFSLIESKFILPSHLAQLSSKSPSLGVVGKIQAFAQGGLQRFNIKLYQPTLEFALRYKVAFLLGFVATLILAYGMWFNGTIRSALFPEIPGRYLSAVIELEDGAPLPLQRKALLQVEQAMSRVEQSVMVDYPLQQKPVVNLLAWSDGQGDIEVTAELTSESLSVLPGNGLLTRWRESTGQVEGAYSVKFSAAEEPAGGTFFTISSDDRELASRVSKQLKNALSSLQGVSDVYDDGQNGVPQVRLVLNLYGQQLGLTQAKLAQLAGEAFGEREMHRLLDNGRETKVLLQYPRDQRKTLAQLQQTLILLPTGGSVMLGDIAELHHEQEPQVLYRRNREQVINLYWQQNRNLQSPEQTREQLQQTINALHQQYPNVTIKAGGEFEEIGEVSAGFQSALILTLLMIYILLAVPLRSYWQPMIIMAVIPFGFAGSIFGHYLMGLPISILSMFGMMAMTGIVINDSLVLITRFNQEYRQGVPLQQALVTAGTSRLRAIFLTTITTVCGLLPLLSESAEQAQYLKPAAVSLVFGELFATAVTLILIPVLLGLFCRKPPIVEPESLEVLSVEHS, encoded by the coding sequence ATGAGTTGGATGACCAAGTGGTTTATTACCAATCCTGTTGCAGCCAACTTATTGATGATGGCGATTGTCTTGAGCGGTGCGCTCGCGTTTGGGCAACTGCGCGTTGAGTCGTTCCCACAAATCGCCCCATCGTCCATCAGCATTACGGTGGCGTATCCTGGCGGGACGGCGCAACAGATAGACGAGAGCGTGACACAACGCATTGAAGAGTCGATCAGCGGCATTGCCGGTATCAAGCAGATCACCAGTCAGTCGAGTGCCGGTCTTTCGCAAGTGATTGTGCGCAAAACCAGCACTACGGAGTTAGATTCGCTGTTGGATGATATTCGTAACCAAGTTAATGCGATTAATGGTTTTCCGGTGCAGGCGGAAAAGCCACAAGTGGTGCGCAACGATTTTACCAATTTGGCGGCGTTTGTGGTGGTGTCGGGGCCAAGAACGGATGACGAGTTGCAACCCATTGCCCAGCAGCTTGAGCAGGCGTTAAAAAAGCACCCACGCATTTCGAAGGTCTCAAACTGGGGAACCCGAACCTCTCAGCTCATCGTCGAGCCCGATCCAGAACAACTCAAGGCATTAGGATTGAGCTTGGAAACGTTAGCCAGTTTAGTTGAACAAAGTTCACTTGAGGCGCGCAGCGGTGAACTCATTAGTGACGTGGGGCGAATCGTGATTCGTGGCGACGGTTATGCGGATGATTTGCAGAAGTTGAAGCAACTGGTGGTGATGTCTGGCAGCAGTGGCAAAATACGCTTAGGTGATATCGCCAAGATAAGCCGAGGCTATCAATACAGTGGTTCCATTGTGCGAAATAATGGTGCGAATGCCATCGCGCTTTTGGTGAGCACCAGCCAAACCGACAACCTGCTTAAAGTGAGTGAGGCGATAGAAGAAACGCTCAATGTTCAGCGAGCAATCATACCGTCGGACATCACCTTGAACACCATGGCGGATATGGCACCCTACATTGAAGACCAGTTGTTTCGTCTAAGTGAAAATGCGTGGAAAGGTCTACTGATTGTCGTCGTTTTATTGGGGATTTTCCTCGAAATCCGACTCGCCTTTTGGGTGGCCATGGGTATCCCCATTGCGCTTGCTGGAACGCTTGCGGCCATGCAGTGGTTTGACTACAGCATCAATGACATCACCTTGTTTGGCTTCATCTTGGTACTCGGTGTGCTGGTGGACGATGCGGTGGTGGTGGGAGAAGCGATCCACGAAAAACGAGCGAGCCATCTCAGTGGCAAAAACGCGGCGTGGCAGGGCGTGCATTCTGTCTCCGTGGCCACCGTTTTTGGTGTGCTGACGACGATCGCGGCGTTTTCGCCGATGTTGTGGATCAATAACGAACTGGCCAAAGTGTTCGCTGGGTTCTCGGCGGTGGTGATCTTGGCGTTAATCTTTTCGCTTATCGAAAGCAAATTCATTCTACCGTCCCACTTGGCCCAGCTCTCGAGCAAATCCCCATCACTCGGTGTTGTTGGCAAGATTCAAGCCTTCGCTCAAGGTGGCTTGCAGCGATTTAATATCAAGCTATACCAACCGACGCTAGAATTTGCGCTGCGCTACAAAGTGGCGTTCTTGCTCGGTTTTGTCGCCACTCTCATCTTGGCCTACGGGATGTGGTTCAACGGCACCATTCGCAGTGCATTGTTCCCAGAAATCCCGGGCCGTTACCTCAGCGCAGTGATTGAGCTGGAAGATGGGGCACCTTTGCCTTTGCAGCGCAAAGCTTTGCTGCAAGTGGAGCAGGCGATGTCGCGGGTGGAGCAAAGTGTCATGGTCGATTATCCGCTGCAACAGAAGCCCGTTGTCAACTTGCTGGCATGGTCTGACGGGCAGGGGGACATTGAAGTGACGGCGGAACTGACCAGTGAATCGCTCAGTGTATTGCCAGGTAATGGGTTGCTGACACGATGGCGAGAAAGCACTGGGCAGGTCGAGGGCGCGTATTCGGTCAAGTTTAGTGCCGCAGAGGAGCCTGCCGGAGGGACATTCTTCACCATCTCAAGTGATGACCGCGAGCTCGCATCGCGTGTAAGTAAGCAGTTGAAGAACGCGCTGTCGTCATTGCAAGGGGTATCGGATGTGTACGACGATGGCCAAAATGGCGTGCCACAAGTCCGTTTGGTATTGAACCTCTATGGCCAGCAACTTGGGCTAACGCAAGCGAAACTGGCGCAACTTGCCGGAGAAGCGTTTGGTGAAAGAGAAATGCACCGCCTGTTGGACAATGGGCGAGAGACCAAAGTGTTACTGCAATACCCTCGTGATCAGCGTAAAACCTTGGCTCAGTTGCAGCAAACGCTCATCCTGCTACCCACAGGTGGCAGTGTGATGCTCGGTGATATCGCCGAGTTGCATCATGAGCAAGAACCTCAAGTGCTGTACCGCCGCAACCGAGAGCAAGTCATCAATCTCTATTGGCAACAAAATCGCAATCTGCAATCACCCGAGCAAACCCGAGAGCAGCTCCAGCAGACGATCAATGCCCTTCATCAGCAATACCCAAACGTGACCATCAAAGCGGGCGGTGAGTTTGAAGAAATAGGGGAGGTCTCAGCGGGTTTTCAATCGGCGTTGATACTGACGCTACTGATGATCTACATCTTATTGGCGGTGCCGTTGAGATCGTACTGGCAGCCGATGATCATTATGGCCGTGATCCCGTTTGGCTTTGCGGGGTCGATTTTTGGCCACTATCTGATGGGCTTGCCCATCAGCATCTTGTCCATGTTTGGCATGATGGCCATGACCGGTATCGTGATCAATGACTCCTTGGTTCTGATCACCCGCTTTAATCAGGAATACCGCCAAGGTGTTCCGTTGCAGCAGGCGTTAGTCACGGCTGGGACGAGCCGTTTGAGAGCGATTTTTCTCACCACCATCACCACCGTGTGTGGCTTGTTACCTTTGCTCAGTGAAAGCGCGGAGCAGGCTCAGTATTTAAAGCCCGCAGCGGTATCCTTAGTGTTTGGTGAGCTGTTTGCTACTGCCGTGACGCTGATTCTTATTCCGGTACTGTTGGGGCTGTTTTGCCGCAAACCTCCCATCGTTGAGCCGGAATCACTGGAAGTGCTGTCCGTGGAGCATTCGTGA
- a CDS encoding helix-turn-helix transcriptional regulator, whose protein sequence is MMPENQPVFQLVPEIALLESLPAHLKKRFTHALHLMHQEWGERRTWEEIATKSAISPYHFHRQFTELFNETPGQYLSRVRLQVAVGLLLSDEQWSVIDIALYCGFSSSQSLAKALKRELGVTAKQIRNMGSQATPKETLDFIQRLAHPGMQASMEKELAQAMPTELVWYPQRGMQKLKLETADWDSVFELYGEKSTHLMSTLPLKQLEKAWDEIDAEIGNWQVAKARYDRIIPEGYYLCSEVYLASDVAYSTALDALFDAAEKQGLPLDLNGYLVEMIRHVDTSEFEGVTFSFQLPVLV, encoded by the coding sequence ATGATGCCCGAAAACCAACCCGTTTTTCAGCTCGTCCCTGAAATCGCCTTACTCGAATCGTTACCAGCGCACCTGAAAAAGCGCTTCACGCACGCGCTTCACTTGATGCATCAAGAGTGGGGCGAGCGTCGAACGTGGGAAGAAATCGCGACGAAAAGCGCTATTTCTCCCTATCATTTTCATCGTCAATTTACCGAGTTGTTTAACGAAACGCCTGGGCAGTATCTCAGTCGAGTTCGGTTGCAAGTGGCGGTTGGCCTGCTACTAAGCGACGAGCAGTGGAGCGTGATTGACATCGCGCTGTACTGCGGTTTTTCATCATCCCAGTCGTTGGCTAAGGCATTGAAGCGCGAGCTTGGGGTGACTGCCAAACAGATTCGAAACATGGGTTCCCAAGCGACCCCCAAGGAGACACTGGATTTCATCCAGCGACTAGCGCATCCGGGGATGCAGGCGTCGATGGAAAAAGAGCTGGCGCAAGCGATGCCAACCGAACTCGTTTGGTATCCGCAGCGGGGCATGCAAAAACTCAAATTGGAGACGGCAGATTGGGACAGTGTGTTTGAGTTGTATGGTGAGAAGTCAACACATTTGATGAGCACGTTACCGCTCAAACAACTGGAGAAGGCGTGGGATGAGATTGACGCGGAAATTGGTAACTGGCAGGTGGCCAAAGCGCGTTACGATCGAATAATTCCGGAAGGATACTACTTATGCAGCGAGGTCTATCTCGCTTCCGATGTCGCGTACAGCACCGCGTTAGATGCGTTGTTTGATGCGGCGGAAAAACAGGGTTTGCCGCTGGATCTCAATGGCTACTTGGTGGAGATGATTCGCCATGTCGATACATCGGAGTTTGAAGGGGTAACCTTCTCATTCCAGTTACCTGTGTTGGTCTAG